The Candidatus Mesenet endosymbiont of Agriotes lineatus region CAAATCTACAATAGCTCTACCAATGACGATAAAAGAATAAATTGCTCAAACTATCAAACTGGTAATTATATTTTTATACAAAAACCTTTTTCAAAACAAAACCCTTCAGATGAGCTTAGCTACTTCGATGATATTGTTAGATACAAAATGAGATGGCAATTTAATTAAAATTATATAAAAGCAACGGATATTTCAAAAGTGTTTTTACTCCCATTCAATTGTAGCAGGTGGTTTCGAGGTTATATCATAGACTACCCTGCTTATGTTTTTAACATGGTTAATAATGGCGTTGCTAACATTTTGTAAAAAATCCCAAAACACTTCCCCATATTGCTGTTTTGCTTCAAAAGGAAATGCATCTGCGGTCATTGCATCCGACGACGTTACAGCTCTTAGGGCACATACATATTTATAAGTCCTTCTATCTCCCATTACCCCTACAGTTTTAATTGGTAGCAATATGGCAAAGGCCTGCCATATCGCGCTATATAAATTGTAACTCTTCATCATATTGATATATATATGATCTATTTCTTGCAGTGTTTTAACTTTCTCTTCTGTGACTTCACCAATAATCCGCAAAGCAAGTCCAGGACCAGGAAATGGGTGACAAAAAAGAACATCATCTGGCAATTCTAATTCTTTACCCAGCAGCCTTACTTCATCTTTAAACAAGGAACGCAAAGGTTCCACAAGCTTTAATTGCATTTTTTCTGGTAGCCCACCAACATTATGATGAGATTTTATTTTCGTGTCCTGTCCATAACTTGAACCAAAACCTGATTCTATCACATCAGAATATATAGTTCCCTGCATTAAGAAATCTATATTACCTATTTTTCTTGCTTCTTCCGTAAAGATATCAATAAAAGTGTTACCAATAATTTTACGTTTTTCCTCTGGATCAACTATTCCTTTCAATTTTTTAAAAAATAAATCTGATTTATCTACAGATATAAGTGAAACTCCTATTTTTTCAAATATGGCTTTTGTATCATACGCTTGGTTTTTTCTGAGCAAGCCCGTATCAATAAAAACACAGTGCATCTGCTCACCTATAGCCTTATGCATTAGCACTGCTGCCACACTTGAATCAACACCACCACTTACAGCTCCTATAACCTGCTTGTTGCCAATTTCGTTTTTTATCTTTTTTATCTGCTCTACAGAGAAAGAATCCATAGTCCAATTTCTTTCACATTTTGCTATATCGAGAAAATTTGACAATAACCCCGTTCCATTATTTGTATGCCTAACCTCAGGATGAAATTGAGTGCAATATATTTTTCTTGCCTCGTTTCCTATTATCGCTGCAGCATTACTTATCGCTCCAACTGCAATTGTATTAAACCCACTTGGCACGCTTATTACACTATCTGAATGGCTCATCCATACATCTATTTCAGAACCAACATTCCATAAACCCTGAATAATAGGAGAATCAGCCAATATCTTTATATTCGTCCTACCGAATTCTTTTTTACAATCAGATTGTATTTGCGCTCCAAAATAGTGACAAATTAACTGCTTTCCATAACATATTCCAAGTATTGGAATACCTCTGTTTTGATTTAGATTCATAATCTCATTTAGCAATGATGCAGCAGGTTCTGCTGTATTTACAGAATCTGGCCCGCCTGATAAAATAAATGCGTCAAAATCAGATATCTCATCAGCTGCTATAGTACAAGGAAATATTTCAGAATAGATCCTCATCTCTCTAATTCTTCTGGCAATCAATTGCGTGAATTGCGAACCAAAGTCGATTATTGCTATCTTTGACATTTAATAATACTAATAACTAGTTATTATTTATCAC contains the following coding sequences:
- the guaA gene encoding glutamine-hydrolyzing GMP synthase, giving the protein MSKIAIIDFGSQFTQLIARRIREMRIYSEIFPCTIAADEISDFDAFILSGGPDSVNTAEPAASLLNEIMNLNQNRGIPILGICYGKQLICHYFGAQIQSDCKKEFGRTNIKILADSPIIQGLWNVGSEIDVWMSHSDSVISVPSGFNTIAVGAISNAAAIIGNEARKIYCTQFHPEVRHTNNGTGLLSNFLDIAKCERNWTMDSFSVEQIKKIKNEIGNKQVIGAVSGGVDSSVAAVLMHKAIGEQMHCVFIDTGLLRKNQAYDTKAIFEKIGVSLISVDKSDLFFKKLKGIVDPEEKRKIIGNTFIDIFTEEARKIGNIDFLMQGTIYSDVIESGFGSSYGQDTKIKSHHNVGGLPEKMQLKLVEPLRSLFKDEVRLLGKELELPDDVLFCHPFPGPGLALRIIGEVTEEKVKTLQEIDHIYINMMKSYNLYSAIWQAFAILLPIKTVGVMGDRRTYKYVCALRAVTSSDAMTADAFPFEAKQQYGEVFWDFLQNVSNAIINHVKNISRVVYDITSKPPATIEWE